Proteins found in one Egicoccus sp. AB-alg2 genomic segment:
- the gvpJ gene encoding gas vesicle protein GvpJ, with product MSQNPYLSRAPVSAPRGDNLADVLERVLDKGLVIAGDIQLNLLDIEVLTIKVRLLLASADTAQQMGIDWWRQDPFLSSEAREEARELEERAQALERTNAELMERLERLEAQLPAGDDGEAAASQEQEDE from the coding sequence GTGAGCCAGAACCCGTACCTGTCCCGGGCGCCGGTCTCGGCACCCCGTGGCGACAACCTCGCCGACGTCCTCGAGCGGGTGCTGGACAAGGGCCTGGTGATCGCCGGCGACATCCAGCTCAACCTGCTCGACATCGAGGTGCTCACCATCAAGGTGCGGCTCCTGCTCGCCTCGGCGGACACCGCCCAGCAGATGGGCATCGACTGGTGGCGGCAGGATCCGTTCCTGTCGTCGGAGGCCCGCGAGGAGGCACGCGAGCTCGAGGAGCGCGCCCAGGCGCTCGAGCGCACCAACGCCGAGCTCATGGAGCGGCTCGAGCGCCTCGAGGCCCAGCTTCCCGCCGGCGACGACGGTGAGGCGGCGGCCAGCCAGGAGCAGGAGGACGAGTGA
- a CDS encoding GvpL/GvpF family gas vesicle protein has translation MSAEQELLRRLRAVLASSDVDADALVGEAWQEARDEVRAVLKRAFTHDLLTRVVETLEGAGSSTSRRTTTTAGSQPAAEREAASERQLAAQREPASEPAAPSAPAATTEAASPSAPAVPQPTGQHVTYVFGVVRAVDDVPAPSAAPQLPGGGPVRALDAGDLRALVCDLDVAIMTALTEPGPDGLDVLAAAALAHDEVLAAIAARQTVLPLRLGTVVDDDDAAVAVLGRHHDALAAELDRLDGRTEWAVTVRTTDTTPAAQTAGDDESPTADGRSYLQGRQRDLEARQRRRDARRSAAEEVHGDLVAHAVDAERIDRRGDETTGPPLLYGVYLVDQGSVGDFLASVEQVRAARPELLVEVSGPLPPYHFARFEEPFGT, from the coding sequence GTGAGCGCCGAGCAGGAGCTGCTGCGGCGACTGCGGGCGGTGCTGGCCAGCAGCGACGTCGACGCGGACGCGCTGGTCGGCGAGGCGTGGCAGGAGGCACGTGACGAGGTGCGCGCGGTTCTCAAGCGCGCCTTCACGCACGACCTGCTGACCCGCGTCGTGGAGACGCTCGAAGGCGCGGGCTCGAGCACGTCGCGGCGCACGACGACGACGGCCGGGTCGCAGCCCGCGGCCGAGCGCGAGGCCGCCTCGGAGCGGCAGCTCGCGGCACAGCGAGAGCCCGCCTCGGAGCCGGCGGCACCGTCCGCACCGGCGGCGACGACCGAGGCAGCCTCACCGTCCGCGCCAGCGGTGCCGCAGCCGACCGGCCAGCACGTGACCTACGTCTTCGGCGTCGTCCGTGCCGTCGACGACGTCCCCGCACCGTCCGCCGCGCCTCAGCTCCCCGGCGGCGGGCCGGTTCGTGCGCTGGACGCCGGCGATCTGCGGGCGCTGGTCTGTGACCTGGACGTCGCGATCATGACGGCGCTGACGGAGCCGGGCCCCGACGGGCTGGACGTCCTCGCGGCCGCAGCCCTGGCCCACGACGAGGTGCTGGCGGCGATCGCTGCGCGCCAGACCGTCCTGCCCCTGCGCCTCGGCACCGTCGTCGACGACGACGACGCCGCGGTCGCGGTCCTCGGACGCCACCACGACGCGCTCGCGGCCGAGCTCGACCGCCTCGACGGCCGCACGGAGTGGGCCGTCACCGTCCGCACGACCGACACGACACCGGCAGCCCAGACCGCCGGTGACGACGAGTCACCCACCGCCGACGGCCGCAGCTACCTGCAGGGCCGCCAGCGCGACCTCGAGGCACGCCAGCGCCGCCGCGACGCGCGCCGCTCGGCCGCCGAGGAGGTGCACGGCGACCTCGTCGCCCATGCCGTCGACGCCGAGCGGATCGACCGGCGCGGCGACGAGACGACCGGCCCACCCCTGCTCTACGGCGTCTACCTCGTCGACCAGGGGTCCGTCGGCGACTTCCTCGCCAGTGTGGAGCAGGTCCGGGCCGCCCGGCCGGAGCTGCTCGTCGAGGTGAGCGGGCCGTTGCCGCCCTACCACTTCGCCCGCTTCGAGGAGCCCTTCGGCACATGA
- the gvpO gene encoding gas vesicle protein GvpO — MSYDDLNHDELREELDARGLSTEGDTEELRERLTEDDAAAEDDAAAEDDAAAEDVEDEELEDEDLEDEDVEDEDLEDEDLEDEDDDASADERPAAEDDDASADERPAAEDDGKSRRPPAKPLAVARTALRQLTELTGRRIDGMAGMEPVDGGWRILVDVVEVARIPPSTDVIGTYEVDADADGDLLRYERVARYIRGQAKGDEQ, encoded by the coding sequence ATGAGCTACGACGACTTGAACCACGACGAGCTGCGCGAGGAACTCGACGCGCGCGGTTTGTCGACCGAGGGCGACACCGAGGAACTCCGCGAGCGTCTCACCGAGGACGACGCCGCAGCCGAAGACGACGCCGCGGCCGAAGACGACGCCGCGGCCGAAGACGTCGAGGACGAGGAACTCGAAGACGAGGACCTCGAAGACGAAGACGTCGAGGACGAAGACCTCGAAGACGAGGACCTCGAAGACGAGGACGACGACGCGTCCGCCGACGAACGCCCGGCTGCCGAGGACGACGACGCGTCCGCCGACGAACGCCCGGCCGCCGAGGACGACGGCAAGTCCCGCCGCCCGCCGGCCAAGCCACTGGCCGTGGCCCGTACGGCGCTGCGCCAACTGACCGAGCTCACCGGACGTCGGATCGACGGCATGGCCGGCATGGAGCCCGTCGACGGCGGCTGGCGCATCCTGGTCGACGTCGTCGAGGTGGCCCGTATCCCCCCGTCGACCGACGTCATCGGCACCTACGAGGTGGACGCGGACGCGGACGGTGACCTGCTGCGCTACGAGCGCGTCGCCCGCTACATCCGCGGTCAGGCGAAGGGTGACGAGCAGTGA
- a CDS encoding gas vesicle protein — protein sequence MSELQPAPRPETVGTAESDETTLVDVLDRVIDRGVVISGDVILGVAGVDLIYLGVRLVLHGIDPPELP from the coding sequence ATGAGCGAGCTCCAGCCCGCACCACGTCCGGAGACGGTCGGCACGGCGGAGAGCGACGAGACCACGCTGGTCGACGTCCTCGACCGCGTGATCGATCGCGGGGTCGTCATCTCCGGCGACGTGATACTCGGCGTCGCCGGCGTGGACCTGATCTACCTCGGGGTCCGGCTGGTGCTGCACGGCATCGACCCGCCGGAGCTGCCCTGA